One window of the Leptotrichia massiliensis genome contains the following:
- a CDS encoding restriction endonuclease subunit S: MENRKVQLAELIETPITGEWGNEIKDADNQNIVKVIRTTNFTNSGEIDYSDITLRDIEYTKCEKKKLKYGDIILEKSGGTDVNPVGRVVFFDKTDPNDVYLTNNFTTTLRVKDNKINSRFLLLFLLYNYKYKGVHKFYNKTTGIQNLQVSNLIKNIYVPLPEINIQSAIVEILDKIKNIIKRREKQIILFDELIKSRFLGREILWLE; the protein is encoded by the coding sequence ATGGAAAATAGAAAAGTCCAATTAGCTGAATTAATTGAAACTCCAATCACAGGTGAATGGGGCAATGAAATTAAAGATGCTGATAATCAAAATATAGTAAAAGTTATAAGAACAACAAATTTTACTAACAGTGGAGAAATAGATTATTCAGATATTACATTGAGAGACATTGAATATACAAAGTGTGAGAAGAAGAAATTAAAATATGGAGATATAATTTTAGAAAAATCTGGTGGAACTGATGTAAATCCTGTTGGAAGAGTTGTTTTTTTTGATAAAACTGATCCTAATGATGTATATTTAACAAATAATTTTACTACGACATTAAGAGTTAAAGATAATAAAATAAATAGTAGATTTTTATTGTTATTTTTATTATATAATTATAAATACAAAGGAGTACATAAATTTTATAATAAAACAACAGGGATACAAAATTTACAAGTATCAAATTTGATAAAAAACATATATGTACCTTTACCAGAAATAAATATACAAAGTGCAATAGTGGAAATATTAGATAAAATCAAAAATATAATAAAAAGAAGAGAGAAACAAATAATTTTATTTGATGAATTGATTAAATCCCGATTTTTAGGGAGGGAAATTTTATGGTTAGAATAG
- a CDS encoding restriction endonuclease subunit S → MVRIELKEIVSNYDNKRKALNAVERGNKKTNPQYPYYGANGIVDFIDEYIFDEELLCIAEDGGNWGYKQNCSYIVNGKYWVNNHVHVLKPKKNVEIKYLMYYLNYTDLTSYITGTTRGKLTRTALDKIQINLPELEIQREIVIILDKINNLIEKNKKRIIYLEELVKSRFIEMFGDPIKNDKGWDKIFIEEIASLVSRGKTPKYVEKSKIGVINQACVYWEKTKFENIKYHEDKKDILILQDQDILINSTGTGTLGRVNIFMKNEEKDIIYTIDTHITLLRLKQWKSNSIYLKNYFRIPIIQKYLINKCVNGSTNQIELSKEKFNNFRVLLPPLSLQNEFSQFVEKTDKLKFEAEKSLKEMENLYDSLMQKFFKQ, encoded by the coding sequence ATGGTTAGAATAGAATTGAAAGAAATTGTTAGTAATTATGATAATAAAAGAAAAGCTTTAAATGCAGTAGAAAGAGGAAATAAAAAAACAAATCCACAATATCCGTATTATGGTGCAAATGGAATAGTGGATTTTATAGATGAATATATTTTTGATGAAGAACTTTTATGTATAGCAGAAGATGGTGGTAATTGGGGATATAAACAAAACTGTAGTTATATTGTTAATGGAAAATATTGGGTGAATAATCATGTACATGTTTTAAAGCCTAAGAAAAATGTAGAAATAAAGTATTTAATGTATTATTTAAATTACACTGATTTAACTTCTTATATAACAGGAACAACAAGAGGAAAATTAACTAGGACAGCACTAGATAAAATACAAATTAATCTTCCAGAATTAGAAATACAAAGAGAAATAGTTATAATTTTAGATAAAATAAATAATCTAATAGAAAAGAATAAGAAAAGAATTATTTATTTAGAAGAATTAGTGAAGTCCCGATTTATAGAGATGTTTGGAGATCCTATTAAGAATGATAAAGGTTGGGATAAGATTTTTATAGAGGAAATAGCAAGTTTGGTTTCAAGAGGAAAAACTCCCAAATATGTTGAAAAATCAAAAATAGGAGTAATAAATCAAGCATGCGTATATTGGGAAAAAACTAAATTTGAAAATATAAAATATCATGAAGATAAAAAAGATATATTAATTTTACAAGATCAAGATATTTTAATTAATTCAACAGGAACAGGAACTTTAGGTAGAGTTAATATTTTTATGAAAAATGAGGAAAAAGATATTATTTATACTATAGATACGCACATTACCTTGCTTAGGTTGAAACAGTGGAAGTCAAATTCTATTTATTTAAAGAATTATTTTAGAATACCGATAATTCAAAAATATCTTATAAATAAATGTGTTAATGGTTCAACAAATCAGATTGAATTATCAAAAGAAAAATTTAATAATTTTAGAGTTTTATTGCCTCCGCTTTCGCTCCAAAATGAATTTTCACAATTTGTAGAGAAAACGGATAAATTAAAGTTTGAAGCCGAAAAATCGTTAAAAGAAATGGAAAATTTGTATGATTCTTTGATGCAAAAATTTTTTAAACAATGA
- the xerA gene encoding site-specific tyrosine recombinase/integron integrase, giving the protein MKKIITEIEQKMLGILDNAQMEHLHKVLVYYLESEDILVQEEVSNEKILEMFLSAKKIEGCSEKSILYYQSTIQNMFKHIEKTIKHIDTNDLREYLSNYQEKGNAGKVTIDNIRRILSSFFSWLEEENYILKSPVRRIKKVKTGQVIKETYSDESLEMLRDFSGNIRDLAMIDLLSSTGMRVGELVKLNISDVDFENRECIVLGKGDKERKVYFDARTKIHLTRYLESRKDNNEALFVSLLKPYSRLKISGVEIRLRELGRKLNIPKVHPHKFRRTLATRAIDKGMPIEQVQKLLGHTKIDTTLQYAMVNQSNVKNSHRKYIG; this is encoded by the coding sequence ATGAAAAAAATAATTACTGAAATTGAACAAAAAATGCTTGGAATTTTGGATAATGCTCAAATGGAACATTTACACAAGGTTTTAGTTTATTATTTGGAAAGTGAAGATATTTTAGTACAAGAAGAAGTTTCTAATGAAAAAATTTTAGAAATGTTTTTATCAGCGAAAAAAATTGAAGGATGTTCAGAAAAATCCATTTTGTATTATCAGTCAACTATCCAAAATATGTTTAAACATATTGAAAAAACTATTAAACATATTGATACAAATGATTTGAGAGAATACTTGTCAAATTATCAAGAAAAAGGAAATGCTGGAAAAGTAACTATAGATAACATAAGGAGAATACTTTCGAGTTTCTTTTCTTGGCTTGAAGAAGAAAATTACATATTAAAAAGTCCTGTTAGAAGGATAAAAAAAGTAAAGACAGGACAAGTGATAAAAGAAACATATTCAGACGAATCACTTGAAATGTTAAGAGATTTTTCGGGGAATATACGTGATTTAGCAATGATAGATTTACTTTCTTCAACAGGAATGAGAGTTGGAGAACTTGTAAAACTTAATATATCAGATGTCGATTTTGAAAATAGGGAATGTATAGTTTTAGGAAAAGGTGATAAAGAAAGAAAAGTGTATTTTGATGCAAGAACAAAAATTCATTTAACAAGATATCTTGAAAGTAGAAAAGATAATAATGAAGCTTTATTTGTCAGTTTATTAAAACCATATTCACGTTTAAAAATCAGTGGAGTAGAAATCAGACTTAGAGAATTAGGAAGAAAATTAAATATTCCTAAAGTCCATCCTCATAAATTTAGACGAACATTAGCTACAAGAGCTATTGATAAAGGAATGCCGATAGAACAAGTTCAAAAATTGTTAGGACATACAAAAATAGACACAACATTGCAATATGCAATGGTAAATCAAAGTAATGTAAAAAATTCACATCGAAAATATATTGGGTAG